Genomic DNA from Halobaculum sp. MBLA0147:
TAGAGAGCGGCGTGTTATCTGAAACCATCCAACACCGTTAAGACGAACTGGACGCAACCGACGAGTACGACACTGCGTGAGGGTCGCCGCAAAACGGCGAGGGTGCTAGGGACACCCCCACCTCCGTAGTGTCGTGAGGAGCTCACGACATGTGTTCGAACGATTCTCCGTCACAAAAGCGTGACGGCACGACGAGCGAACGGCCCAGTCGACCAGCCCCCGCAGCGCTGCGTGCAGACTACGCCGACAGCGTCGCCACGGTCCGAGACACACCCCTGCCTGTCACCCGAACGGACGCGCTCGCAGCGCAGTGCGGGACGATCCAGGATGCGCTCGACACCGAGGGGAGGGCGTCGAACGAGGCGATCCTGACACTGATCGGAGTCGTCGCCGAGGCAGTCGCGGACGTGGCCTCGGCGCGCGTGGTGCGAGACGACGCCGCACTCCCCACCGAGCGACCGGCAGCGGCGGGCGGGACGCCGGAGTACACCCTGACCGTCGCCGAACGCGAGGCGTGTCTCGACGCGCTCGCCGACCTGCTGTTCACCGCCGTGGACACACCGACACGCGAGAGCGACGTGACGGCCGACGCACAGACTGACTGATCCTGCCGCGGCTCCGGTGCAGTACGGCGCGGCGGTACGAGTCGCTTCGAGGGCAGCCCCCCAGACGCACCACCCGGACGACACTCTCTCGACTCTGACACGTCGGTGTCGTCGTGGGTGGTGACTCGCGAACCGGGGACGGCCCCCCTCGGTTCACCACGAACCTCGAACCCACTCACCACCACGAAGTATACATCCGAGGAACGTTTCACTCGGAGTCGAGATGAACCGGCGAACCCTCCTCGCGACACTGGGCGGCGGTGTCGCGGTCGCGACCGGTGGCGTCGTCGCACTCCGTCCGGCGACGGTCGTCGACGGCCGACGGGCCGACGGGGAGTCGATCACCGTCGACCGAACACTCGGCGGCGATGCCGTCGACTACTACCCGTCGAACGACACGGTTCGGTGGGCCGAGTCGACCGATCCGTCCGGACCCGACGACTACCGGACGGAGTCGTTCCGCGAGTACGCGGCCAGGAAGTGTGCGAGCGTGGCCAGCGACGCCGCGGAGACGACCGTACGCGACCGCCTCGACGGCCCCGTCGAGGGGGTCACGACGAGTGTCAGTGGCGAGTTCTTCGGGACTGCCGTGCGTGTCCTCGCGCAGACGGTCCGAGACAGGCGGGGAGAGCTCTCGTCGACGCCGAGTGTCTCGCTCGCGGAACTGGTCGTGGTCGCTCCGAAGACCGTCCGGGCGACGGTCCGTCTCGACGACGCCGAGCACACGCGGACCGTCCCCGTCTTCGTCGACGCGACGACCGCCACGCGGGCGTGAGCCGGGCGTGAGTCGGTAGTCGCGGCGTCCGGCAACTCGTCACCCGAGACTCACTGGCGAGACGCGTCGCTCCGGACTGCAGTTGCGAGAGAAGTGCGACCGAACGTGTGGTCGGCGAGCGGTGCGTGGGTCGACTGGCGGTGTGGTGGAACGTGGCCGGCCGCGATCTACATCGCGCCGCCCATGCCACCCATACCGCCCATGCCGCCCATGCCGCCGCCGGGACCGCCGGCGCCCTCGTCCTCGTCGCCCTCGGTCGAGAGATCGCCCGCGGCGATGATGTCGTCGATCTTCAACACGAGGTTCGCGGCCTCGGCGGCAGACGACAGCGCCTGCTCCTTCGAGTGGGCCGGCTCGACGACACCCGCGTCGAGGGTGTCCTCGATCTCGGAGGTGAAGACGTTCAGCCCGGCACGCTCGCGGCCGTCCTCGTGGGCCGCGCGCAGGTCGACCAGCGTGTCGATGGAGTCGAGCCCGGCGTTCTCCGCGAGCACGCGCGGGACGAGTTCCAGCGAGTCGGCGAACGCCTCGACGGCGAGTTGCTCGCGCCCCTCGACGCTGTCGGCGTAGTCACGCAGGCGGCGCGCGAGTTCGACCTCGACGGCACCGCCACCGGCCAGCACGCGGCCGTCGGAGACGGTCGTCGAGACCACGTCCAGCGCGTCCTGGAGCCCGCGTTCCAGTTCGTCGACGACGTGGTCCGTGGAGCCACGGAGCAGCAGGGTCACGCCGTGGGACTCCTCGGCGTCGGACTCGACGTAGAACAGCTCGTCGTCGTCGTCGCGGGCGACCGAGCCGGCGGCCACGTCGGCCTCCGTCGCGGCGTCGAGGTCCGTGACGATCGTCGTGTCGAGGATGTTCTTGAGGAACTCCAGGTCCGACTTCTTCACGCGGCGGACGGCGAGGATGCCCTCCTTCGCGAGGTAGTGCTGGGCGAGGTCGTCGATCCCCTTCTGACAGAAGACGACGTTGGCGCCCGTCGCCGCGATCTGGTCGACCTTCTCGCGCAGCTGCTGTTCCTCCTGGTCGAGGAACTGCTCGAGCTGGTCGGGGGACTCGAT
This window encodes:
- the thsB gene encoding thermosome subunit beta, whose amino-acid sequence is MVIMGEDSQRVKDKDAQEYNISAARAVAESVRSTLGPKGMDKMLVDSMGDVTITNDGVTILTEMDIDNPTAEMIVEVAETQEDEAGDGTTTAVATAGELLKNAEDLLEQDIHPSAVIKGFHLASERAREEVDEIAEPVSPDDEETIRKVAETSMTGKGAELEKDVLADLVYRAVEGVTVEADDGSHVVDLANVKIETQTGRGAGESELLAGGVVDKDPTHDDMPSEVADAQILLLNESIEVEETDVDTQVNIESPDQLEQFLDQEEQQLREKVDQIAATGANVVFCQKGIDDLAQHYLAKEGILAVRRVKKSDLEFLKNILDTTIVTDLDAATEADVAAGSVARDDDDELFYVESDAEESHGVTLLLRGSTDHVVDELERGLQDALDVVSTTVSDGRVLAGGGAVEVELARRLRDYADSVEGREQLAVEAFADSLELVPRVLAENAGLDSIDTLVDLRAAHEDGRERAGLNVFTSEIEDTLDAGVVEPAHSKEQALSSAAEAANLVLKIDDIIAAGDLSTEGDEDEGAGGPGGGMGGMGGMGGMGGAM